From the genome of Neodiprion pinetum isolate iyNeoPine1 chromosome 3, iyNeoPine1.2, whole genome shotgun sequence, one region includes:
- the LOC124213577 gene encoding uncharacterized protein, producing MRIRPRCAVALVLLLQAVLVASKALDQTQLQQQTQQQTPYGTAVAQKRYGDGGDFGGYDEHAQPIHHEEHHEVEHHEEHHDDHHDHHDPGYWKKKLTWKLGWKKIWKPAQKQIWKPAWKKIWKPIWEPTKRAVWKEIQVPAWKKIWKPVWKEIQVPVWKEIQVPAWKKVWKPIWKPIKVPAWKEIQVPDWKKIWKPVWKEIQVPAWKEIQVPAWKKIWVPEWVKVGIPGEHYHGTDHHGWQYTSHDLWKKKLVWKPLWKKYWKPAKKQIWIPDKKLEWKEAWKQVWKPAKKQIWIDDKKLAWKEEWKQIWRPDKKLTWVPDKKLEWKEAWKQIWRPDKKLEWIPDKKLAWKEAWKQIWVPDWKQIWVPGWKKIWKPVWISEWFPSEDHHDHHHHDDHGHGWADRKDTQGQNARTIPLSPQQFGAQAGHQQQQLTDQNKVRWDRSLGNSQLQASVGSQRSSNQNVGQGLKFPSR from the exons ATGAGGATTCGCCCGAGATGCGCG GTTGCACTAGTGCTGCTACTGCAAGCCGTTCTTGTGGCGAGCAAGGCATTGGATCAAACTCAGCTGCAGCAACAGACACAGCAACAAACCCC TTATGGAACAGCAGTGGCACAAAAGCGATACGGTGATGGTGGCGATTTTGGAGGATACGACGAGCACGCCCAGCCGATCCACCACGAGGAGCACCACGAAGTGGAGCACCACGAGGAGCATCACGACGACCATCATGACCACCACGATCCAGGATACTGGAAGAAGAAGTTGACCTGGAAGCTGGGCTGGAAGAAGATCTGGAAACCGGCTCAAAAACAGATATGGAAACCGGCGTGGAAGAAGATCTGGAAGCCGATATGGGAGCCGACCAAGCGAGCAGTGTGGAAGGAGATTCAGGTACCGGCCTGGAAAAAGATTTGGAAGCCAGTGTGGAAGGAGATCCAGGTACCGGTGTGGAAGGAGATCCAAGTGCCGGCCTGGAAGAAGGTTTGGAAACCGATTTGGAAGCCGATAAAAGTGCCGGCTTGGAAGGAGATCCAAGTCCCTGACTGGAAGAAGATATGGAAGCCGGTCTGGAAGGAGATCCAGGTTCCGGCCTGGAAGGAGATCCAAGTACCGGCATGGAAGAAGATCTGGGTACCGGAGTGGGTGAAGGTCGGAATCCCCGGAGAGCATTACCACGGCACTGACCACCACGGCTGGCAGTACACGAGCCACGATCTCTGGAAGAAGAAGCTTGTCTGGAAGCCGCTCTGGAAGAAGTACTGGAAACCGGCCAAGAAGCAGATCTGGATACCGGACAAGAAGCTGGAATGGAAGGAGGCCTGGAAGCAAGTATGGAAGCCGGCTAAGAAACAGATATGGATCGACGACAAGAAGCTCGCTTGGAAGGAGGAGTGGAAGCAGATTTGGAGGCCTGACAAGAAGCTGACCTGGGTTCCGGATAAGAAACTCGAATGGAAGGAGGCCTGGAAGCAGATATGGAGACCGGACAAGAAGCTCGAGTGGATACCGGACAAGAAACTCGCATGGAAGGAAGCCTGGAAACAGATCTGGGTCCCGGATTGGAAACAAATCTGGGTACCGGGTTGGAAGAAGATATGGAAGCCGGTCTGGATATCCGAGTGGTTCCCGAGTGAGGACCACCACGATCACCATCATCACGACGACCACGGCCATGGTTGGGCGGACAGGAAAGACACCCAGGGGCAAAATGCCCGAACAATTCCTCTCAGTCCTCAGCAGTTCGGCGCTCAGGCTGGACACCAGCAACAGCAGCTGACTGATCAGAACAAAGTGAGGTGGGATCGATCGCTCGGAAACTCGCAGCTCCAGGCATCGGTAGGGAGCCAGAGATCATCGAATCAGAACGTCGGTCAAGGCCTGAAATTCCCCAGTCGTTGA